A stretch of Triticum aestivum cultivar Chinese Spring chromosome 1D, IWGSC CS RefSeq v2.1, whole genome shotgun sequence DNA encodes these proteins:
- the LOC123164611 gene encoding uncharacterized protein, with translation MALAFTSSVPFPAAAARSLLQQQQQVQVVGGGRVLLLGSAPSPGSGTLVLAVSLPAVGGAKVPAPFLCACAAGDNASPSDEEKAVLEAMEDARGKFHAVISAGDKTVLERLAITAKDSLGLLASMTKDHPFPLPDAMYQEVTRITSAFLEVEGECEGGYASADTVLAAIDALRKMSVTFLGSGVDDPEWHPALLRDVSDEEDKANYLLNLANGFCLLHFKLLWRYRQASPAMEEEAPVVAYKYPYQAMLVQNDKDLAEHLRTTAKDYQALLARMMAKVRVFPLPDVVCEELIAIGKSFVRVEVECDKGCATTGSVVAAMDGLTRVTEIIAGSGTAKTLRSYDLRPIVAITGDQEKLAFMWDLAAAFSVHFLDVKFPCADFF, from the exons ATGGCCCTCGCCTTCACCTCCTCCGTCCCCTTCCCGGCCGCCGCTGCCCGCAGtctgctgcagcagcagcagcaggtccaGGTCGTCGGAGGCGGCCGCGTGCTCCTCCTCGGGTCAGCACCGTCGCCGGGCTCGGGCACGTTGGTCCTCGCTGTGTCTCTGCCGGCAGTCGGAGGCGCGAAGGTGCCGGCTCCCTTTCTCTGCGCCTGCGCCGCGGGAGACAATGCTTCGCCGTCCGACGAGGAGAAG GCCGTTCTGGAGGCCATGGAGGATGCGCGCGGCAAGTTCCACGCCGTCATCAGCGCCGGCGACAAGACCGTCCTGGAGCGCCTCGCCATCACCGCCAAGGACAGCCTTGGCCTCCTGGCGAGCATGACGAAGGATCACCCCTTCCCGCTCCCCGACGCCATGTACCAG GAGGTGACGCGCATCACTTCGGCGTTCCTGGAGGTGGAGGGCGAGTGCGAGGGCGGCTACGCCAGCGCCGACACCGTGCTGGCCGCCATCGATGCCTTGCGCAAGATGTCCGTGACCTTCCTCGGCTCCGGCGTGGATGACCCGGAGTGGCACCCGGCTCTTCTACGCGACGTCTCCGACGAGGAAGACAAGGCCAACTACCTCCTCAACCTGGCCAACGGCTTCTGCCTGCTCCACTTCAAGCTGCTGTGGCGTTACCGCCAGGCTTCTccggccatggaggaggaggcTCCCGTCGTCGCCTACAAGTACCCGTACCAGGCCATGCTGGTGCAGAATGACAAGGATCTCGCCGAGCACCTCCGCACCACCGCCAAGGACTACCAAGCACTCCTCGCAAGAATGATGGCCAAAGTTCGCGTCTTCCCTCTCCCCGATGTCGTCTGCGAG GAGCTCATTGCCATCGGCAAGTCCTTTGTCAGGGTCGAGGTGGAATGCGACAAGGGATGCGCCACCACCGGCAGCGTCGTGGCTGCGATGGACGGCCTCACGCGCGTCACCGAGATCATCGCCGGCAGTGGCACGGCGAAAACCCTCAGGTCCTACGACCTGAGGCCCATCGTCGCCATCACCGGCGACCAAGAGAAGCTGGCGTTCATGTGGGATTTGGCTGCCGCATTCAGCGTTCACTTCTTGGACGTGAAGTTTCCTTGCGCTGACTTCTTCTGA